One part of the Quercus lobata isolate SW786 chromosome 7, ValleyOak3.0 Primary Assembly, whole genome shotgun sequence genome encodes these proteins:
- the LOC115952914 gene encoding glucose-induced degradation protein 4 homolog, with protein MPVRVVESSAPSQVSGANSGKTSPPACTLLSVGQAFSGTQNVSSLQKDEAWRVNVRIQGCDLEHGYLCGTMEALNVPMADTPVVTFWEGEIVDTINYTFFTGKWEATPEDDKKHWDKFPSFSPFKSQVEIDGGKNVDLSNYPYIFMRWKEQYFVNVGTDCGLTIAGFYYVCFSCSDGSISGFYYDPNSSPFQKLELKSTNDGRSGFSFSSYELQ; from the exons ATGCCAGTGAGAGTGGTGGAAAGCTCCGCACCTTCTCAAGTTTCag GAGCAAATTCTGGAAAGACTTCACCCCCGGCATGCACACTTTTGAGTGTTGGACAG GCATTCTCTGGTACTCAGAATGTTTCTAGTCTTCAAAAAGATGAAGCATGGAGAGTTAATGTTCGCATACAGGGATGTGACCTTGAACATGGGTATCTATGTGGCACCATGGAAGCTCTCAATGTTCCTATGGCAGACACACCA GTAGTGACCTTCTGGGAAGGGGAGATTGTTGATACGATAAATTATACTTTCTTCACTGGCAAATGGGAAGCGAC GCCAGAGGATGATAAAAAGCACTGGGACAAGTTTCCATCCTTTTCTCCCTTTAAG AGTCAAGTGGAAATTGATGGTGGCAAAAATGTGGACCTGAGTAACTATCCATACATATTTATG AGATGGAAAGAGCAATATTTTGTGAATGTTGGGACAGACTGTGGGTTAACTATAGCTGGTTTTTACTATGTTTGTTTCTCTTGTAGTGATGGCTCCATCAGTGGTTTCTATTATGATCCTAATAGCAG CCCATTTCAGAAACTTGAGCTGAAATCAACTAATGATGGAAGATCAGGTTTCAGTTTTTCATCATATGAGTTGCAATAA
- the LOC115951313 gene encoding putative cyclin-D7-1 produces the protein MESLLCDESWLSSPATPIHQHATKHHSSESYYGSFYTTKEDCEQALAIYLEKEMSYMPEASYIEHPRSKNLIFARFRAIQWLFRSRSRLNLSFETAFHAASYLDRFISMHQCNGREHWMVELLSVACLSIASKFSETCTPSLHEIQMENLDHSFHPSTIQQMELKLLEALGWRLGSTTAYSYVELLMWSTDSLKPHLHEEFITRVTELLLGAISDSKVLEFRPSVIAVSALWCSLDELHPSTFDAYLTSLTRHFNQSQKDDLVRCHMIMEAQQVGSLQNLIDNDNGNYYDCPSSPTTVLPKQPIDICDCSFNFSFLKMRGPNVNLNSSRKKRKREED, from the exons ATGGAAAGCTTGCTTTGTGATGAGTCGTGGCTATCTAGCCCAGCAACACCTATTCATCAACATGCAACTAAGCACCACAGTTCAGAGAGCTACTATGGTTCGTTTTATACTACTAAGGAAGATTGTGAGCAGGCCCTTGCTATATACCTAGAGAAGGAGATGAGTTACATGCCTGAAGCTAGTTATATTGAGCATCCCCGGTCGAAAAATTTGATCTTTGCTAGATTTAGAGCTATTCAATGGCTTTTCAGG TCCAGAAGTCGCTTGAATCTCTCTTTTGAAACTGCTTTTCATGCTGCAAGTTATCTTGATCGATTCATATCTATGCATCAATGCAAT GGACGGGAACATTGGATGGTTGAATTGTTGTCTGTTGCGTGCTTATCTATTGCCTCCAAGTTCAGTGAAACCTGCACTCCTAGCTTGCATGAAATTCAG ATGGAGAATTTGGACCATTCATTTCATCCAAGCACTATCCAACAGATGGAATTGAAGCTGCTAGAGGCACTAGGATGGCGCCTTGGCTCTACAACGGCTTATTCTTATGTTGAACTGTTGATGTGGAGTACTGACTCTTTGAAACCTCACCTCCATGAGGAATTTATTACCCGAGTAACCGAGTTACTTCTTGGGGCTATTTCAG ATTCAAAAGTGTTGGAATTTAGGCCAAGCGTTATTGCAGTATCTGCACTTTGGTGCAGTCTAGACGAGTTACACCCATCAACATTCGATGCCTACCTAACCTCTCTGACAAGACACTTCAATCAATCTCAAAAG GATGATCTAGTGAGGTGCCATATGATCATGGAAGCTCAGCAGGTTGGTTCTTtgcaaaacttgatagataatGATAATGGGAACTATTATGACTGCCCTTCAAGTCCCACCACAGTATTGCCGAAGCAGCCCATTGACATATGTGATTGCAgttttaatttctctttcttgAAGATGCGTGGTCCAAATGTCAATCTCAATTCAAgtaggaagaaaagaaagagagaagaagactAA
- the LOC115953804 gene encoding light-harvesting complex-like protein OHP1, chloroplastic encodes MASSSSIISSSLLLPSRAPINHRNQQLTLFNNRNATNFKNRVSFRVHAAKLPAGVELPKAEPKFRAPFFGFTKTAETWNSRACMIGLIGTFIVELIIKKGILQVIGVDIGKGLDIPL; translated from the exons ATGGCATCTTCATCTTCCATAATATCTTCTTCTCTCCTCCTTCCCTCCAGAGCTCCAATAAATCATCGAAACCAACAACTAACTCTTTTCAATAATCGTAATGCTACAAATTTCAAGAACCGGGTCTCCTTCAGAGTCCATGCTGCAAAGCTTCCTGCTGGA GTAGAACTGCCGAAAGCAGAGCCAAAATTCAGAGCCCCTTTTTTTGGTTTCACAAAGACAGCTGAAACTTGGAATTCTAGAGCTTGTATGATTGGACTTATTGGGACTTTCATTGTAGAATTG ATAATAAAAAAGGGGATATTGCAGGTAATTGGTGTGGATATAGGCAAAGGTCTTGATATTCCACTGTGA
- the LOC115953803 gene encoding uncharacterized protein LOC115953803 isoform X1 — MIRVAAKLSRATSSAVRSARLVPSTHTPCLLCPSPPSRLLHDGTNGPDANPVAIQMINYALSHARSQKSEESYGQGLLVLEQCLSTQLSEGQDAENSRGLVLLAMSTLCSERGNFDEAIEKLQGIEELRQSSLGVRVAAMEALVGLHLELGQDDASSVIADKCLELVEKEEPKTGGGNPVVLSARAKAAKGLVELVHGNLELAETFLKGCGNNEGSIGSVALSYGELLHATQNFSLAKEVYKKVIQGASENKGFSDIHAFAACNMSSEEVLLAATCALGQLEAHMGNFGDAEDILTRALSKTEGHFGSHHPKVGVILTCLALMFRHKARQERSSSLMIQEGLYRKAIELLKAPPLETDDTETKAGRSDVVALARGGYAEALCVQQNRKVQGEKMRSWAEGAWMNRRLSLAEALEISDPSSEVPVIDARICRAL; from the exons ATGATTCGCGTCGCAGCTAAGCTTTCTAGAGCCACCAGCTCCGCCGTTCGATCCGCCAGACTGGTTCCCAGCACCCATACACCTTGCCTTCTCTGTCCATCACCGCCGTCCAGATTACTTCATGATGGAACTAACGGCCCAGATGCGAACCCAGTTGCTATTCAGATGATCAATTACGCTCTCTCTCATGCTAGGTCCCAAAAATCAG AGGAATCGTACGGACAAGGTCTTCTGGTGTTGGAGCAATGCCTTTCCACTCAGTTGAGTGAGGGCCAAGATGCTGAGAATTCAAGGGGTTTGGTCTTGTTGGCCATGTCTACCTTATGCTCTgaaag AGGGAATTTTGATGAAGCAATTGAGAAACTTCAGGGAATTGAAGAATTAAGGCAATCCTCTTTAGGTGTTAGag TTGCTGCAATGGAAGCTCTTGTTGGTCTTCATCTAGAGTTGGGGCAG GATGATGCTTCATCAGTGATCGCAGATAAATGCTTAGAACTGGTTGAGAAAGAAGAACCAAAAACTGGTGGTGGAAACCCTGTGGTCTTAAGTGCTCGTGCTAAAGCAGCTAAAGGGCTGGTTGAGCTTGTACATGGTAATCTGGAATTAG CGGAGACATTTTTGAAAGGATGTGGGAACAATGAAGGAAGCATTG GTAGTGTTGCTCTATCATATGGAGAACTCTTGCATGCCACGCAGAACTTTTCATTGGCAAAAGAGGTatacaaaaaagtaattcaagGGGCATCTGAGAATAAAGGTTTTAGTGATATTCATGCCTTTGCAGCTTGTAATATGTCCTCAGAGGAAGTATTGTTGGCAGCCACTTGTGCTTTAGGACAGCTTGAGGCACACATGGG GAACTTCGGTGATGCAGAGGACATATTGACAAGGGCATTATCAAAAACAGAAGGTCATTTTG GCTCTCATCATCCAAAGGTTGGGGTTATCTTAACTTGCTTAGCACTTATGTTTCGGCATAAAGCAAGGCAGGAGCGATCAAGTTCTCTTATGATTCAAGAG GGACTTTATAGAAAGGCAATAGAGTTGCTGAAAGCTCCACCATTGGAGACTGATG ATACAGAAACAAAGGCTGGTAGAAGTGATGTAGTGGCCCTTGCAAGAG GTGGGTATGCAGAAGCACTTTGTGTCCAACAGAATAGAAAGGTTCAAGGAGAGAAAATGAGGAGTTGGGCTGAGGGTGCATGGATGAACCGCAGACTGTCACTGGCTGAGGCACTAGAAATATCAGACCCATCTTCCGAAGTGCCTGTTATAGATGCTCGAATCTGCAGGGCACTGTAA
- the LOC115953803 gene encoding uncharacterized protein LOC115953803 isoform X2 — translation MIRVAAKLSRATSSAVRSARLVPSTHTPCLLCPSPPSRLLHDGTNGPDANPVAIQMINYALSHARSQKSEESYGQGLLVLEQCLSTQLSEGQDAENSRGLVLLAMSTLCSERGNFDEAIEKLQGIEELRQSSLGVRVAAMEALVGLHLELGQDDASSVIADKCLELVEKEEPKTGGGNPVVLSARAKAAKGLVELVHGNLELAETFLKGCGNNEGSIGSVALSYGELLHATQNFSLAKEVYKKVIQGASENKGFSDIHAFAACNMSSEEVLLAATCALGQLEAHMGNFGDAEDILTRALSKTEGHFGSHHPKVGVILTCLALMFRHKARQERSSSLMIQEGLYRKAIELLKAPPLETDETKAGRSDVVALARGGYAEALCVQQNRKVQGEKMRSWAEGAWMNRRLSLAEALEISDPSSEVPVIDARICRAL, via the exons ATGATTCGCGTCGCAGCTAAGCTTTCTAGAGCCACCAGCTCCGCCGTTCGATCCGCCAGACTGGTTCCCAGCACCCATACACCTTGCCTTCTCTGTCCATCACCGCCGTCCAGATTACTTCATGATGGAACTAACGGCCCAGATGCGAACCCAGTTGCTATTCAGATGATCAATTACGCTCTCTCTCATGCTAGGTCCCAAAAATCAG AGGAATCGTACGGACAAGGTCTTCTGGTGTTGGAGCAATGCCTTTCCACTCAGTTGAGTGAGGGCCAAGATGCTGAGAATTCAAGGGGTTTGGTCTTGTTGGCCATGTCTACCTTATGCTCTgaaag AGGGAATTTTGATGAAGCAATTGAGAAACTTCAGGGAATTGAAGAATTAAGGCAATCCTCTTTAGGTGTTAGag TTGCTGCAATGGAAGCTCTTGTTGGTCTTCATCTAGAGTTGGGGCAG GATGATGCTTCATCAGTGATCGCAGATAAATGCTTAGAACTGGTTGAGAAAGAAGAACCAAAAACTGGTGGTGGAAACCCTGTGGTCTTAAGTGCTCGTGCTAAAGCAGCTAAAGGGCTGGTTGAGCTTGTACATGGTAATCTGGAATTAG CGGAGACATTTTTGAAAGGATGTGGGAACAATGAAGGAAGCATTG GTAGTGTTGCTCTATCATATGGAGAACTCTTGCATGCCACGCAGAACTTTTCATTGGCAAAAGAGGTatacaaaaaagtaattcaagGGGCATCTGAGAATAAAGGTTTTAGTGATATTCATGCCTTTGCAGCTTGTAATATGTCCTCAGAGGAAGTATTGTTGGCAGCCACTTGTGCTTTAGGACAGCTTGAGGCACACATGGG GAACTTCGGTGATGCAGAGGACATATTGACAAGGGCATTATCAAAAACAGAAGGTCATTTTG GCTCTCATCATCCAAAGGTTGGGGTTATCTTAACTTGCTTAGCACTTATGTTTCGGCATAAAGCAAGGCAGGAGCGATCAAGTTCTCTTATGATTCAAGAG GGACTTTATAGAAAGGCAATAGAGTTGCTGAAAGCTCCACCATTGGAGACTGATG AAACAAAGGCTGGTAGAAGTGATGTAGTGGCCCTTGCAAGAG GTGGGTATGCAGAAGCACTTTGTGTCCAACAGAATAGAAAGGTTCAAGGAGAGAAAATGAGGAGTTGGGCTGAGGGTGCATGGATGAACCGCAGACTGTCACTGGCTGAGGCACTAGAAATATCAGACCCATCTTCCGAAGTGCCTGTTATAGATGCTCGAATCTGCAGGGCACTGTAA
- the LOC115953547 gene encoding thaumatin-like protein, whose translation MPTSQFLLPLLLYLMATLSSTYGAQLILVNNCNESVWPAILGGAGQPTPKDGGFHLGSGEEAVMDVNEKWSGRIWGRQGCSFDDNGKGTCDTGDCFGQLQCKGKGGIPPATVVEMTLGTSNSPLHYYDVSLVDGFNLPVSMKPVGGGVGCGVASCEIDLNICCPSALEVKIGGKVVGCKSACLAMQSAKYCCTGDYANPKTCKPTLFAHLFKAICPKAYSYAFDDSTSLNKCRASRYVITFCPPS comes from the exons ATGCCAACTTCCCAATTTCTCTTacctcttctcctctatctaaTGGCAACTCTCTCCTCCACAT ATGGGGCACAACTCATTCTAGTCAACAATTGCAATGAGAGTGTATGGCCCGCTATACTTGGTGGTGCAGGGCAGCCCACACCTAAAGATGGAGGTTTCCATCTGGGCAGTGGTGAGGAAGCTGTCATGGATGTGAATGAAAAGTGGTCAGGAAGGATTTGGGGCAGGCAAGGTTGTTCCTTCGATGATAATGGAAAAGGCACATGTGACACTGGGGATTGTTTTGGCCAATTACAATGCAAAGGAAAAGGTGGTATTCCACCAGCAACCGTGGTCGAAATGACACTCGGGACCTCTAATTCGCCTTTACATTACTATGATGTGAGTTTGGTTGATGGCTTCAATTTGCCTGTATCAATGAAACCTGTTGGTGGTGGTGTCGGGTGTGGTGTTGCGTCATGTGAGATTGATTTGAACATTTGCTGCCCTTCAGCATTGGAGGTGAAGATAGGAGGCAAGGTGGTGGGATGTAAGAGTGCCTGCTTGGCCATGCAATCGGCTAAGTATTGCTGCACAGGGGACTATGCTAACCCAAAGACTTGCAAGCCTACTCTATTTGCACATCTCTTTAAGGCTATTTGCCCCAAGGCTTATAGTTATGCTTTTGATGACTCTACCAGCCTCAACAAATGCAGGGCTTCACGGTATGTTATCACATTCTGCCCTCCCTCGTAA